From Toxorhynchites rutilus septentrionalis strain SRP chromosome 2, ASM2978413v1, whole genome shotgun sequence, a single genomic window includes:
- the LOC129769416 gene encoding uncharacterized protein LOC129769416: MEVMEEGNLMDRIPILLQRDLQYYEANQKVLQENICPGVVGGKLDFPRSASFASVKIVVWLEDEYFAAYRKNSGLLHLSDVLQDNQSKETDEAAGCGGIVKSSDPEKFVLLVVKSVDNLLEHIHTLSQEALDHADLTVLTATIGAAALVKNSLFVWLGCVTKTVCPPKSDEKGGSLKMSYKQYSEMTEALAERLLDLHCRLLTLYIIQDADCLHWESQHPFFESERGSYTIQMWWLYMQGTKQDLWNSVPPTMAQRVFAGMLNETLTVLTVRYTQTIPSRSRSMLLLVDISNVLLCVGELLPAICENGESFVGLNITNQSKIIRDIHSKCQELFCCLLLRGVPLGVLYKITKKGVNSIAMFNQRQGLISPWTIFALPKLFPASQNGHWATRCAELPTNTAISLELKVLLAAPQANWWLLLKVLLMREAHLSAMIFHHLIKNLPSCDNYIPSSSQPSINRESMSKKCEGFLCGLECNDIVQWSLEQKDPIGQTNYQVLMGLTYIVIMAGKTSDVNRTLISALEKSKMNDWACCLDRRQVWNQKRPPWLEAILHLIYPILDPIIHMLVSAVQTTASIYQAMSLSLSCFSETWDCIPDCLYTIVTCLTEILPAEIKPLGDSVLVQLLYMALYSKLLEVAESEFEAELREQKESKDSNSPPVPQTEGHVSTINMKSKSAICQTLAEAICFIDEDNKHTDQINSLINQARESQRAANTLDNEMEEAVGLSFASTSKIDELDAFMHNTPSVRSEEEFDVENAEYIAEMLVSDILMTGVGKLSMKMIYQYIRKNFEWILQRMGVSDVEINPLQPNPGQNIKENQQNLIDMMFHIGNQSFDQLLSGQLDIDYNSWFQTPMSMSAEKAWLQVSQRWEFQPTAKLSVHEALMVSFISTQLKS; encoded by the exons ATGGAGGTTATGGAAGAAGGAAATCTCATGGACAGGATACCTATCCTGCTCCAACGAGATTTGCAATATTACGAG GCCAACCAGAAAGTGCTGCAGGAGAATATCTGTCCCGGGGTGGTCGGCGGGAAACTGGATTTCCCGAGGTCCGCTTCTTTCGCGTCGGTGAAAATAGTAGTTTGGCTGGAGGACGAATACTTTGCCGCCTACAGGAAGAATTCGGGATTGCTGCATCTGAGCGACGTGTTGCAGGACAACCAAAGCAAGGAAACTGACGAGGCTGCCGGATGTGGCGGTATAGTTAAGTCTTCGGATCCGGAGAAGTTTGTTCTGCTGGTGGTCAAATCAGTGGACAATCTGCTTGAGCATATTCATACGCTATCTCAGGAAGCTCTGGATCATGCCGACCTAACTGTGCTGACAGCCACGATAGGTGCGGCAGCTCTGGTCAAGAACAGTCTGTTCGTGTGGCTCGGATGCGTCACTAAAACCGTTTGTCCGCCGAAAAGTGATGAGAAAGGTGGATCGCTGAAAATGAGTTACAAACAGTACTCTGAGATGACGGAAGCTCTGGCGGAACGTTTGCTCGATCTGCACTGTCGTTTACTGACTCTGTACATTATCCAAGACGCGGATTGTCTGCACTGGGAAAGCCAGCATCCATTTTTCGAATCGGAACGTGGCTCCTATACTATTCAAATGTGGTGGTTGTACATGCAAGGAACTAAACAAGATCTATGGAATTCTGTTCCTCCAACAATGGCTCAGCGTGTGTTTGCCGGTATGTTAAACGAAACTCTCACTGTTCTTACCGTACGTTATACCCAAACCATTCCGAGTCGTTCCCGATCGATGCTCCTGCTAGTCGATATTTCAAATGTCTTGCTTTGCGTTGGGGAACTCCTTCCCGCCATTTGTGAGAACGGCGAATCATTCGTTGGTCTCAACATAACGAACCAGAGCAAAATCATTCGGGATATTCATTCGAAGTGTCAGGAGCTATTTTGTTGTTTGCTATTGCGTGGCGTTCCCCTTGGTGTTCTTTACAAA ATCACTAAGAAAGGTGTCAACTCAATTGCCATGTTCAACCAGCGTCAGGGATTGATTTCCCCGTGGACTATATTCGCTCTCCCTAAGCTTTTTCCTGCAAGCCAAAATGGCCACTGGGCGACGCGGTGTGCTGAGCTTCCGACAAATACCGCGATATCGCTAGAATTGAAAGTTCTACTGGCGGCACCCCAGGCGAACTGGTGGTTGCTGCTGAAGGTTTTACTCATGCGAGAAGCGCATCTTTCCGCGATGATCTTCCATCATCTGATTAAAAATCTTCCGTCCTGTGATAACTACATCCCCAGCTCGAGCCAGCCATCGATAAACCGGGAGAGTATGTCGAAAAAATGCGAAGGATTTCTTTGCGGACTGGAGTGCAACGACATCGTACAGTGGTCACTGGAGCAGAAAG ATCCTATTGGTCAAACTAACTATCAGGTCCTGATGGGCCTCACATATATCGTAATAATGGCAGGAAAAACATCAGACGTAAACAGAACGCTCATTTCAGCGTTGGAGAAGAGCAAAATGAACGATTGGGCCTGCTGTCTCGATCGTCGCCAGGTTTGGAACCAGAAACGTCCCCCATGGCTGGAAGCCATACTCCATCTGATCTATCCAATCTTGGATCCAATTATCCATATGCTAGTGTCGGCGGTACAAACGACAGCCAGTATTTATCAAGCCATGTCTCTGTCACTATCATGTTTTTCGGAGACATGGGATTGCATACCGGATTGTTTGTATACGATCGTAACCTGTTTGACCGAGATTCTGCCAGCTGAAATTAAGCCTCTAGGGGACTCTGTGCTGGTTCAGCTGCTATACATGGCGCTGTATTCGAAACTGTTGGAGGTTGCCGAAAGTGAATTTGAAGCTGAGTTGAGAGAACAAAAGGAGTCGAAAGACTCGAACTCCCCTCCGGTACCGCAGACCGAGGGACACGTCTCTACGATAAATATGAAATCGAAATCGGCAATATGCCAAACTCTCGCCGAAGCGATATGTTTCATCGATGAAGATAACAAACATACCGACCAAATTAATTCGTTGATCAATCAAGCGAGGGAAAGTCAACGAGCCGCCAACACATTGGATAACGAGATGGAAGAGGCCGTGGGTCTGAGTTTTGCAAGTACATCGAAGATAGATGAGTTGGACGCGTTCATGCATAACACACCAAGCGTTAGATCTGAGGAGGAGTTTGATGTCGAAAATGCAGAGTACATTGCGGAGATGTTGGTCAGTGATATTTTGATGACTGGTGTTGGGAAACTTAGTATGAAg ATGATATATCAATATATACGTAAAAATTTTGAATGGATACTGCAGAGAATGGGAGTTAGCGATGTTGAAATCAATCCTTTGCAGCCAAATCCTGGTCAAAACATTAAGGAAAATCAACAAAATCTTATAGATATGATGTTCCACATCGGGAATCAGTCCTTCGATCAATTGCTAAGTGGACAACTGGACATCGATTACAATAGTTGGTTCCAAACACCGATGTCGATGAGCGCTGAGAAGGCTTGGCTTCAAGTGTCTCAAAGATGGGAATTTCAGCCAACAGCGAAACTCTCTGTACATGAAGCGCTAATGGTTTCCTTCATATCAACGCAATTGAAATCGTAA